In a genomic window of Quercus lobata isolate SW786 chromosome 4, ValleyOak3.0 Primary Assembly, whole genome shotgun sequence:
- the LOC115985063 gene encoding UPF0481 protein At3g47200-like: protein MPEKRDFVKMILLDSIFIIELFLRTATRQEYEKDDYILSKPWLDEGIKHYLILLENQLPFFILDELHHHIGRSTSLHKSFINLACNYFFPGDQKKPIEKEVKHFTDLQRYFYLPRNLETGNIIEHLHSATKLDTGIEIPEDLFRNLMALEQCHYPFEAYICNYIVLLDFLINTREDAELLVEKKIIAHSLGSYKAVAQMVNKLSQEIVEKNSCYHDVAKDLNEHYGNWWNKNIASLRTVYFRDVWRGTATFVGIDECERSVKNQGSRGESVEVATSSQEATHKKAMCEAFDWKLKSHARLSSS from the exons ATGCCCGAAAAGAGAGATTTCGTGAAAATGATTCTATTGGATTCTATCTTTATCATTGAGCTCTTCTTGAGGACTGCTACAAGGCAAGAATATGAGAAGGATGATTATATATTAAGTAAACCATGGCTAGACGAAGGCATAAAGCATTACTTGATATTACTTGAGAATCAGCTTCCATTTTTCATTCTTGACGAGTTACATCATCACATTGGAAGGTCTACAAGCCTTCATAAGTCCTTTATTAACCTTGCCTGTAATTACTTTTTTCCGGGTGACCAGAAAAAACCCATTGAGAAGGaagtaaaacattttactgATTTGCAGAGATATTTCTACTTACCCAGGAACCTGGAAACTGGAAACATTATTGAACATCTACATAGTGCAACAAAGTTGGACACGGGGATTGAAATTCCAG AAGACCTTTTCCGAAACCTCATGGCCCTCGAGCAGTGTCATTATCCATTTGAAGCTTACATTTGCAATTATATTGTGCTATTGGATTTTCTTATAAACACTAGAGAAGATGCGGAGTTGCTTGTTGAAAAAAAGATTATTGCTCACTCGTTAGGCAGCTATAAAGCAGTTGCCCAAATGGTTAACAAACTTAGCCAAGaaattgtggaaaaaaattCCTGCTACCATGATGTTGCCAAAGATCTTAATGAGCACTATGGCAACTGGTGGAATAAAAATATTGCATCCTTGAGGACTGTGTATTTCCGTGATGTTTGGAGAGGCACCGCAACTTTTGTTGGAATT gatgagtgtgagagatcaGTGAAGAATCAAGGTTCAAGAGGTGAATCAGTGGAAGTCGCGACTAGCTCACAAGAAGCAACCCACAAAAAGGCCATGTGTGAAGCATTTGACTGGAAGCTAAAGAGTCATGCTAGACTGTCAAGTTCATGA
- the LOC115987493 gene encoding UPF0481 protein At3g47200-like isoform X2 — translation MDSDTNSSHGKEPECPEIIIDVENAKPAQRCSECCIYMVPKKLREVKKEAYTPKLISIGPVHHNKELNHMDHHNKNEVDNKKEQENMESLKLRYFNEFFCRRTWKGQKEFANIIIKNEENIRRCYAEEISLPGKEDFVFVKMILLDSIFIIELFLRTASRSGYEKDDYILSKPWLEEGIKHDLILLENQLPFFILEQLYHHIGVFPEDRSSFLELACKYFFGEKKFSIVNKVKHFTDLQRYFYYSPKLKSSNNIIAHLYSATKLDTAGLNFKKWKEEPSEVEDRRLLDIQIENPDPLKIFPCFNCSSLLHCLPCLKCFWCLKRMQTSLVIPPFEINHGTEHIFRNIMALEQCHYPKEAYICNYIVLLDFLINTRDDAELLVDKKIIVHSLGSNKEVAKMVNKLGKEILEKNSCYLQLAKNLNEHYENWWNKNIASLKTVYFRDIWRGSATFVGIIVLLVTVGNFLRPFVYHK, via the coding sequence ATGGACAGTGATACGAATTCTTCACATGGAAAAGAACCTGAATGCCCAGAGATTATCATTGACGTTGAAAATGCTAAGCCTGCCCAGCGGTGCTCCGAGTGTTGCATCTACATGGTCCCCAAGAAACTTCGCGAGGTAAAGAAAGAAGCCTACACTCCGAAGCTTATTTCAATAGGCCCTGTACATCACAACAAGGAACTGAACCACATGGATCATCATAACAAGAATGAAGTGGACAACAAGAAGGAACAGGAGAACATGGAAAGTTTGAAACTAAGATATTTCAACGAATTCTTTTGCCGGAGGACCTGGAAAGGCCAGAAGGAATTTGCAAACATCATTATAAAAAACGAAGAGAATATCCGCCGGTGTTATGCAGAAGAGATCTCTCTACCCGGAAAGGAAGATTTTGTTTTCGTGAAAATGATTCTATTGGATTCTATCTTTATCATTGAGCTCTTCTTGAGGACTGCTTCAAGGTCAGGATATGAAAAGGATGATTATATATTAAGTAAACCATGGCTAGAGGAAGGCATAAAGCATGACTTGATATTACTTGAGAATCAGCTTCCTTTTTTCATTCTTGAACAGTTATATCATCACATTGGAGTGTTTCCAGAAGATCGTAGTTCCTTTCTTGAGCTTGCCTGTAAGTACTTTTTCGGTGAAAAGAAATTCTCCATCGTGAATAAAGTGAAACATTTCACTGATTTGCAAAGATATTTCTACTACTCACCCAAATTGAAAAGTAGTAACAATATTATTGCACATCTGTATAGTGCAACAAAGCTGGACACGGCAGGATTGAATTTCAAGAAGTGGAAGGAAGAACCATCAGAAGTAGAAGATAGACGTTTGCTTGACATTCAAATCGAGAACCCGGATCCCTTGAAAATTTTTCCATGCTTCAATTGCTCAAGCCTCTTGCATTGCTTACCTTGCTTGAAATGCTTTTGGTGCTTGAAACGTATGCAAACTAGCTTGGTTATCCCACCTTTTGAGATAAATCATGGAACTGAACACATTTTCCGAAACATCATGGCCTTGGAGCAGTGTCATTATCCAAAAGAAGCTTACATATGCAATTATATCGTGCTATTGGATTTTCTTATAAACACTAGAGACGATGCGGAGTTGCTTGTTGACAAGAAGATTATTGTTCACTCGCTAGGCAGCAATAAAGAAGTTGCCAAAATGGTTAACAAACTTGGCaaagaaattttggaaaaaaattcatgttACCTTCAGCTCGCTAAAAATCTTAATGAACATTATGAAAACTGGTGGAATAAAAATATCGCATCCTTGAAAACAGTATATTTCCGTGATATTTGGAGAGGCAGCGCAACTTTCGTTGGAATTATAGTCCTGCTTGTAACTGTCGGTAATTTCCTTAGGCCTTTTGTCTATCACAAATAA